A part of Leptolyngbya sp. CCY15150 genomic DNA contains:
- a CDS encoding cation:proton antiporter, whose protein sequence is MQDILQAISSSPLAAFTILLLVVLIIPPIFERLRLPGLVGLLVAGVVLGPSGVGVLDGDTETMKLLSDIGKIYLMFVAGLEIDLGDFRKNKNRSLSFGLATFAVPLIAGTFIGYQFGYGWNAAILIGSLLASHTLLGYPIVQRLGIVRSEVVSITIGATIFTDIAALLVLAICVSIHQGEFSPTSFILQITSLVLYAIVVLFGFDRAGKEYFRRTGDEQGNQFLFVLLAVFLAAVGAQIINIDKIVGAFLAGLAVNDVVGNGPVKEKVEFVGGVMFIPFFFIGMGLLLDIPLFIETLTQQYSFTLAIVFGLLASKFLAALLMKGVFGYGWYGTFTMWSLSMPQVAATLAAALAGVEANLIDSQVFNAVIVLMLITSLLGPLLTERFASRMPLPKHFFEEAPQGIWWETQAQESVKALEAGLIAPPRSFTVVVPVSNPLTTMYLIEMASLLARHEAGRIVPLVLSKAHVHMDEPALDHAIFQARRLLTRAVDIGKSFDVVVEPAIRIDDDVANGISRVAREQDASLIVMGWGESVGLRARLFGNVIDNVFWSSHCPVAVMRLLDEPMTMRRILVPVKNVTPQTIRTIQFALLFADVNQAEVTVLHVSDRRTLAESVTDFETSLSNVLSTGSFQNSFKIRPAISSLISEDVAGTIIKASTGYDLVILRSIRRRTAGGLAVSDVTTEVVNQLTCSLVLFGEPHS, encoded by the coding sequence ATGCAGGACATCCTTCAAGCCATCTCCAGTAGTCCCCTTGCCGCCTTCACCATTTTGCTGTTGGTGGTGCTGATTATTCCCCCTATTTTTGAGCGGCTGCGGCTGCCAGGGCTCGTCGGTTTACTTGTCGCGGGTGTTGTGCTGGGCCCTAGTGGCGTGGGCGTTCTAGATGGCGACACCGAAACCATGAAGCTGCTCTCTGACATCGGTAAGATCTATCTGATGTTTGTAGCTGGTCTAGAGATTGATCTAGGAGACTTCCGGAAAAATAAAAATCGTTCCCTCAGTTTTGGGCTAGCAACCTTTGCTGTACCCCTCATTGCGGGTACCTTTATCGGCTACCAGTTTGGCTATGGTTGGAATGCTGCCATCTTGATCGGATCACTGCTAGCCTCCCATACGCTTTTGGGCTATCCCATCGTTCAGCGCTTAGGTATTGTGCGCAGCGAAGTTGTATCGATTACCATTGGCGCAACTATTTTTACCGATATTGCTGCTCTACTGGTGTTAGCGATTTGCGTGTCTATTCATCAAGGAGAATTTTCGCCAACCAGTTTCATTTTGCAGATCACCTCTCTCGTGCTCTATGCGATTGTGGTGTTATTTGGATTTGATCGCGCTGGGAAGGAGTATTTTCGCCGCACCGGTGATGAGCAGGGCAATCAGTTTTTGTTTGTTTTATTAGCCGTTTTCTTAGCTGCTGTTGGTGCTCAGATTATCAATATCGATAAGATCGTGGGAGCATTTCTAGCAGGGCTAGCCGTCAACGACGTGGTGGGTAATGGCCCCGTTAAAGAAAAGGTGGAATTTGTAGGCGGGGTGATGTTTATCCCCTTTTTCTTTATTGGTATGGGGCTGTTGCTGGACATTCCCCTCTTTATCGAAACTCTGACCCAACAGTATTCCTTCACCCTAGCCATCGTTTTCGGCTTGCTTGCTAGCAAATTTTTAGCAGCTCTGCTGATGAAGGGAGTTTTCGGATACGGATGGTATGGCACGTTTACCATGTGGTCGTTGTCGATGCCGCAGGTAGCTGCAACTCTAGCGGCGGCCTTGGCAGGGGTTGAGGCTAACCTGATCGACAGTCAAGTCTTTAATGCCGTGATTGTGCTGATGTTAATCACCTCATTACTTGGCCCACTCCTCACCGAACGATTTGCCTCCCGGATGCCTCTGCCTAAACACTTTTTTGAAGAAGCACCCCAGGGCATCTGGTGGGAAACTCAGGCCCAGGAAAGTGTGAAAGCCCTAGAGGCTGGCTTGATTGCACCGCCGCGCTCGTTCACGGTGGTGGTGCCCGTCTCCAATCCTCTAACCACCATGTATTTGATCGAGATGGCATCTCTACTAGCCCGCCATGAAGCAGGACGCATTGTGCCCCTAGTTTTGTCTAAGGCCCACGTCCACATGGATGAACCTGCTCTTGATCATGCTATCTTCCAAGCCCGCCGCCTCTTGACGCGAGCCGTAGATATTGGCAAGTCCTTTGATGTAGTGGTGGAACCAGCCATCCGTATTGATGATGATGTCGCCAATGGCATTAGTCGCGTGGCGCGGGAGCAAGATGCGAGCTTGATTGTTATGGGTTGGGGAGAGAGCGTTGGTCTGCGTGCCCGTCTGTTTGGCAATGTGATTGATAATGTCTTTTGGTCGTCCCACTGTCCCGTAGCGGTCATGCGCTTGCTGGATGAACCCATGACGATGCGGCGCATTCTGGTGCCGGTGAAGAACGTGACGCCCCAAACCATTCGCACGATCCAGTTTGCTCTTCTGTTTGCCGATGTCAACCAAGCCGAGGTGACCGTGCTGCACGTGAGCGATCGCCGCACGTTAGCAGAATCGGTGACAGACTTTGAAACCAGCCTGTCCAATGTTCTGTCCACGGGCAGCTTCCAAAACAGTTTCAAAATTCGTCCGGCCATTTCTTCCCTGATTAGTGAAGACGTAGCCGGAACGATCATCAAAGCTTCTACGGGTTATGACTTGGTGATCCTGCGATCGATCCGTCGTCGGACTGCCGGAGGATTAGCCGTCAGCGATGTGACGACGGAGGTGGTCAATCAACTCACCTGCTCCCTCGTCCTATTTGGCGAACCCCATTCGTGA
- a CDS encoding NAD(P)-dependent oxidoreductase, whose product MQVGFIGTGLMGEPMAHRLMAAEIPLTVYNRTLDKTQALQQAGAAIAPSPTALIASVDCIVLMLADAPAIEQVLLSDPSILSGKTVLQMGTIAPQESQAIAEQVQQAGGSYLEAPVLGSIPQAKDGSLIVMVGSSPELFQTYAPLLQHLGPDPIYVGEVGMAAALKLAMNQLIGSLTTAFALSLGLVQRYGVEVDTFMNVVRQSALYAPTFDKKLDRMVGRTFEQPNFPTRHLLKDMTLAIAAAEAVGQDPAALQGVQQILHRAMAQNLADLDYSALFQVINPPQT is encoded by the coding sequence ATGCAGGTTGGATTCATAGGTACAGGTTTAATGGGTGAGCCCATGGCTCATCGACTGATGGCGGCAGAGATTCCGCTCACGGTTTACAACCGAACACTTGATAAAACTCAAGCCCTACAGCAGGCAGGAGCTGCGATCGCACCGTCTCCTACCGCACTGATAGCTTCCGTTGATTGTATCGTGCTGATGCTGGCTGATGCACCAGCCATTGAGCAGGTGCTCTTGAGCGACCCATCGATCCTGTCTGGGAAAACGGTGCTGCAAATGGGCACGATCGCTCCCCAAGAGAGTCAAGCGATCGCTGAGCAGGTGCAGCAGGCAGGGGGCAGCTACCTAGAAGCGCCGGTGTTGGGCAGCATTCCCCAGGCCAAGGACGGCAGTTTGATTGTGATGGTGGGCAGTTCGCCGGAGCTGTTTCAGACCTATGCACCGCTGTTGCAGCACCTGGGCCCCGACCCGATCTATGTGGGCGAGGTGGGAATGGCGGCGGCGCTCAAGCTAGCCATGAATCAGTTGATTGGCTCCCTGACCACGGCCTTTGCCCTAAGTTTGGGGCTCGTGCAGCGCTATGGGGTGGAGGTAGATACATTTATGAACGTGGTGCGCCAGAGTGCTCTCTATGCGCCAACCTTTGATAAGAAGCTCGATCGCATGGTGGGTCGTACCTTTGAGCAACCCAATTTCCCTACCCGGCATTTGCTGAAGGATATGACCTTGGCGATCGCTGCTGCGGAGGCAGTGGGACAAGATCCGGCGGCACTACAGGGTGTGCAACAAATTCTCCATCGAGCCATGGCGCAAAATTTGGCAGATTTGGACTATTCAGCCCTGTTTCAGGTGATCAACCCACCGCAGACCTAG
- a CDS encoding phosphoribulokinase gives MTHRPIILGIVGDSAAGKTTLTRGIAQVLGEENVTVICTDDYHRYDRKQRAELGISALHPDCNYLDVMQQHLSLLRTGQPILKPIYNHSSGEFDPPEYIKPGKFVIVEGLLGYSTRGMRDSYDVRVYLAPPESLRESWKVNRDTRKRGYTEEQVREQLRARASDSAAFIDPQRQWADVVVSFYPPTDGSSGDDLLLNVRLVLRPTIPHPDLSHMLNAEGNHLGSAIRLELDRDMGKPVDVLEIDGHATVEQVRELERVLCQEVPYLGQFCSLEGNENIGKLVGTTGEILQSYPLALTQLLITYHMLKAANVASMLA, from the coding sequence ATGACCCATCGCCCTATTATCCTCGGCATCGTTGGCGATAGCGCAGCCGGAAAGACCACGCTGACTCGCGGTATTGCCCAAGTGTTGGGGGAAGAAAACGTTACCGTGATCTGCACGGATGACTATCATCGATACGACCGCAAGCAACGGGCAGAGCTAGGCATTTCAGCCCTTCACCCCGACTGTAACTATCTAGATGTGATGCAGCAGCATTTGAGCCTGTTGCGCACCGGTCAGCCGATTCTCAAGCCCATTTATAACCACTCCAGTGGTGAATTTGATCCACCGGAATATATCAAGCCCGGTAAATTTGTGATTGTAGAAGGCTTGCTGGGCTATTCCACCCGAGGTATGCGGGATAGCTATGATGTGCGAGTCTATCTCGCGCCGCCTGAGTCATTGCGGGAGTCGTGGAAGGTGAATCGGGATACCCGCAAGCGAGGCTATACCGAAGAGCAAGTGCGGGAGCAACTGCGGGCCCGGGCTTCAGACTCCGCCGCCTTTATCGATCCTCAGCGCCAGTGGGCCGATGTAGTGGTGTCTTTCTACCCACCCACGGATGGTTCTTCCGGTGATGATCTGTTGCTGAATGTGCGCCTAGTCCTGCGTCCCACCATTCCCCATCCCGACCTCAGCCATATGCTCAACGCCGAGGGCAACCATCTCGGTTCGGCCATTCGCCTCGAACTCGATCGCGATATGGGTAAACCCGTAGATGTCTTAGAAATTGATGGCCATGCCACAGTGGAACAGGTGCGGGAACTAGAGCGCGTCCTTTGCCAAGAAGTGCCCTACCTCGGCCAGTTTTGCAGCCTAGAGGGTAATGAGAATATCGGCAAGTTGGTGGGCACCACAGGGGAAATTCTGCAAAGCTATCCCCTAGCGCTAACGCAATTGCTGATTACCTATCACATGCTGAAGGCGGCCAATGTCGCCTCTATGCTGGCGTAG